Proteins encoded by one window of Panicum virgatum strain AP13 chromosome 7N, P.virgatum_v5, whole genome shotgun sequence:
- the LOC120680883 gene encoding uncharacterized mitochondrial protein AtMg00810-like: MINCKSASTPIDTHLKVSAHAGEALSAAAASTYRSIVGALQYLTLTRSDIAYAVQQVCLHMHSPHDVHWALVKRILRYVHGTLAKGLQLRRSSSHELFAYLDADWAGCLDTRRSTSGFCVFLGASLISWSSKRQPIVSRSSAEAEYRGVANVAAECCWLRQLLAELQVPVTKAMFIYCDNVSAIYLTKNTVHHGRTKHVELDVHLCARRWHLVMCTFFTFQRDTNWRTS; encoded by the coding sequence ATGATCAACTGCAAGTCCGCCTCCACGCCGATCGACACTCATTTGAAAGTGTCTGCCCACGCCGGCGAGGCGCTGTCCGCAGCAGCCGCCAGCACCTACCGCAGCATTGTGGGTGCACTCCAATACCTGACCCTAACCAGGTCGGACATTGCGTATGCCGTGCAACAGGTGTGCCTGCACATGCACTCGCCGCATGATGTTCACTGGGCGCTCGTCAAACGGATCCTTCGGTATGTCCATGGCACTCTGGCCAAGGGCTTGCAGCTTCGCCGATCCAGCTCACACGAGCTCTTCGCGTACTTGGATGCGGACTGGGCCGGATGCCTAGACACGCGCCGATCCACCTCGGGGTTTTGCGTCTTCCTCGGCGCCTCCCTCATCTCCTGGTCATCGAAGCGGCAGCCGATTGTGTCACGCTCCAGCGCGGAAGCGGAGTATCGCGGCGTGGCCAATGTGGCTGCTGAATGCTGTTGGCTTCGACAGCTACTCGCTGAACTGCAGGTGCCCGTGACCAAGGCGATGTtcatctactgcgacaacgtgtCCGCCATCTACCTCACCAAGAATACCGTTCACCATGGGCGCACCAAGCATGTGGAGCTCGATGTCCACTTGTGCGCGAGAAGGTGGCACTTGGTGATGTGCACGTTCTTCACGTTCCAACGCGACACCAACTGGCGGACATCATGA
- the LOC120680884 gene encoding uncharacterized protein LOC120680884, translating into MDHIDGTVDIHLKRDYVPWLQIDASIISWLYATISTDVLQAIIKPRDSAYGAWTSIKEEFLGNAHHRATQAHQEFHSHAQGDLSVSEYCSQLKRLADTLRDVGEPVTDSGMVINMLRGLNPKYGHVVTMVNAARPPMTYLQARRFLLQEESWLANSTRLATSTALLAKATAGASAAPSASASRLRRLRLWWPFGSTQEAQEAGWPHSPECGSL; encoded by the coding sequence ATGGACCACATCGATGGCACCGTCGACATCCACCTCAAGCGCGACTACGTCCCCTGGCTGCAGATCGATGCTTCCATCATCTCCTGGCTCTATGCCACGATCTCCACCGACGTTCTTCAGGCCATCATCAAGCCCCGCGATTCTGCGTACGGGGCGTGGACCTCCATCAAGGAggagttcctcggcaacgctcATCATCGGGCGACTCAGGCACACCAGGAGTTCCACAGCCACGCTCAGGGAGATCTCTCCGTCTCGGAGTACTGCTCTCAGCTCAAGCGTCTCGCCGACACGCTGCGCGATGTCGGCGAGCCGGTCACCGACTCCGGCATGGTGATCAACATGCTCCGTGGCCTCAACCCCAAGTACGGCCATGTCGTCACCATGGTGaatgccgcccgcccgccgatGACCTACCTGCAAGCTCGCCGTTTTCTCCTGCAGGAAGAAAGCTGGCTTGCCAACTCCACCAGGCTGGCCACGTCCACCGCTCTCCTCGCCAAGGCCACTgctggcgcctccgccgcgccatcTGCATCCGCCAGCCGTCTCCGCCGACTCCGCCTCTGGTGGCCATTCGGATCGACCCAAGAAGCACAAGAAGCAGGATGGCCGCACTCGCCAGAGTGCGGCTCCCTCTAG